A region from the Vibrio navarrensis genome encodes:
- the fbaA gene encoding class II fructose-bisphosphate aldolase: MSKIFDFVKPGVISGDDVQKVFQVAKENNFALPAVNCVNTDSVNGVLEAAAKVKAPVIVQFSNGGAAFFAGKGVKLEGQGAQILGAVAGAKYVHAVAEAYGVPVILHTDHAAKKLLPWIDGLLDAGEEFFAQTGKPLFSSHMLDLSEESLEENVETCAKYLERMAKMNMTIEIELGCTGGEEDGVDNSDMDSSELYTSPEDVAYAYEKLNAVSHRFTIAASFGNVHGVYKPGNVVLTPTILRDSQAYVSEKFGLPANSLNFVFHGGSGSTEAEIKESISYGVIKMNIDTDTQWATWDGIRKYEAENHDYLQGQIGNPTGEDAPNKKYYDPRVWLRAGQASMVARLEKAFADLNAVDVL, from the coding sequence ATGTCTAAGATCTTCGATTTCGTAAAACCTGGTGTTATCTCTGGTGATGACGTACAAAAAGTATTTCAAGTAGCTAAAGAGAACAACTTCGCTCTTCCAGCAGTGAACTGTGTGAACACAGATTCTGTTAACGGTGTACTAGAAGCGGCTGCGAAAGTGAAAGCACCAGTTATCGTTCAGTTCTCTAACGGTGGCGCGGCTTTCTTCGCAGGTAAAGGCGTTAAACTGGAAGGTCAAGGTGCACAAATTCTTGGTGCAGTAGCGGGCGCGAAATACGTTCACGCTGTCGCTGAAGCATACGGTGTGCCAGTGATTCTGCACACTGACCACGCGGCTAAGAAACTTCTACCATGGATCGACGGTCTGCTAGACGCTGGTGAAGAGTTCTTCGCTCAAACTGGTAAGCCTCTATTCTCTTCTCACATGCTAGACCTGTCTGAAGAGTCTCTAGAAGAGAACGTTGAAACCTGTGCTAAATATCTAGAGCGCATGGCGAAAATGAACATGACAATCGAGATCGAACTGGGTTGTACTGGTGGTGAAGAAGATGGCGTTGATAACTCAGATATGGATTCTTCTGAGCTGTACACTTCTCCTGAAGACGTTGCTTACGCATACGAGAAACTGAACGCAGTGAGCCACCGTTTCACTATCGCGGCTTCTTTCGGTAACGTACACGGCGTTTACAAGCCAGGTAACGTTGTTCTGACTCCAACTATCCTACGTGATTCTCAAGCGTACGTTTCTGAGAAATTCGGTCTTCCAGCGAACTCTCTGAACTTCGTATTCCACGGCGGTTCTGGTTCTACTGAAGCAGAAATCAAAGAGTCTATCTCTTACGGTGTGATCAAAATGAACATCGATACCGATACTCAGTGGGCAACTTGGGACGGTATCCGTAAGTACGAAGCAGAAAACCACGATTACCTACAAGGTCAAATCGGCAACCCAACGGGTGAAGATGCGCCGAACAAGAAGTACTACGATCCACGCGTATGGCTACGTGCTGGCCAAGCTTCTATGGTTGCTCGTCTTGAGAAAGCCTTTGCTGACCTGAACGCAGTAGACGTACTATAA
- a CDS encoding phosphoglycerate kinase, translating to MSVIKMTDLDLAGKRVFIRADLNVPVKDGKVTSDARIIASLPTIKLCLEAGAKVMVTSHLGRPTEGEYAEEFSLQPVVNYLNDALDCEVKLAKDYLDGLELNAGELVVLENVRFNKGEKKNDEELSKKYAALCDVFVMDAFGTAHRAQASTHGVGMFAEVACAGPLLAAELEALGKAMSNPERPLVAIVGGSKVSTKLTVLESLSKIADQLVVGGGIANTFIAAEGHNVGKSLYEADLVETAQKLMKECAIPVATDVACAKAFDENAEAEIKHVSEVQDDDMIFDLGPDSTAALAEIIAKAKTILWNGPVGVFEFKNFEAGTKGISEAIAKSPAFSVAGGGDTLAAIDKFGIKADVSYISTGGGAFLEFVEGKVLPAVEMLEARAKA from the coding sequence ATGTCTGTAATCAAGATGACTGACCTGGATCTCGCAGGTAAACGTGTATTTATCCGTGCTGACCTAAACGTGCCAGTAAAAGATGGCAAAGTCACTTCAGATGCACGTATCATCGCATCTCTGCCAACGATCAAACTGTGCCTAGAAGCAGGCGCGAAAGTGATGGTTACATCTCACCTAGGCCGTCCAACGGAAGGTGAATACGCAGAAGAATTCTCTCTACAACCTGTTGTGAACTACCTAAACGACGCGCTAGATTGCGAAGTGAAACTGGCGAAAGACTACCTAGACGGTCTTGAGCTAAACGCTGGTGAATTGGTTGTTCTTGAAAACGTTCGCTTTAACAAAGGCGAGAAGAAGAACGACGAAGAACTTTCTAAGAAATACGCGGCACTGTGTGACGTATTTGTAATGGATGCATTCGGTACCGCTCACCGTGCGCAAGCATCAACGCACGGCGTTGGTATGTTTGCAGAAGTCGCGTGTGCAGGCCCTCTACTGGCTGCTGAACTTGAAGCGCTAGGCAAAGCGATGAGCAACCCAGAGCGTCCTCTAGTCGCTATCGTTGGTGGTTCTAAAGTGTCTACCAAACTGACAGTGCTTGAATCGCTATCAAAAATCGCTGACCAACTGGTTGTTGGTGGTGGTATCGCTAATACTTTCATCGCAGCAGAAGGCCACAATGTAGGTAAATCTCTGTACGAAGCAGACCTAGTTGAAACTGCACAAAAACTGATGAAAGAGTGTGCAATTCCTGTTGCCACTGACGTAGCATGTGCAAAAGCATTCGATGAGAACGCAGAAGCAGAAATCAAACACGTTTCTGAAGTTCAAGACGATGACATGATCTTCGACCTAGGTCCAGATTCAACGGCAGCACTAGCGGAAATCATCGCAAAAGCGAAAACCATTCTTTGGAACGGCCCAGTAGGCGTATTCGAATTCAAAAACTTTGAAGCGGGCACAAAAGGCATTTCTGAAGCGATCGCTAAGTCTCCAGCATTCTCTGTTGCTGGCGGTGGTGACACGCTAGCGGCGATCGACAAGTTCGGTATCAAAGCCGACGTATCATACATCTCTACTGGCGGCGGTGCGTTCCTTGAGTTCGTAGAGGGTAAAGTACTTCCAGCGGTTGAAATGCTAGAAGCACGCGCTAAAGCTTAA
- the epd gene encoding erythrose-4-phosphate dehydrogenase, which produces MLKVAINGFGRIGRNVLRAVYESGKHQQIKVVAVNELAQPDAMAHLLQYDTSHGRFGKKISNDQEHIYIHHSNGDMDTVRILHLAEIDLLPWRDLDVDLVLDCTGVYGSQADGQEHIKAGAKKVLFSHPGANDVDNTIIYGVNHQTLTAQHKVVSNGSCTTNCIVPIIKALDDAFGIESGTITTIHSSMNDQQVIDAYHTDLRRTRAASQSIIPVDTKLHKGIERIFPKFSNKFEAISVRVPTVNVTAMDLSVTINTNVKVNDVNQTIVKASQCTLHGIVDYTEAPLVSIDFNHDPHSAIVDGTQTRVSNGHLVKMLVWCDNEWGFANRMLDTALAMQAAK; this is translated from the coding sequence ATGCTAAAAGTTGCGATCAATGGATTTGGACGTATCGGTCGTAATGTTTTAAGAGCTGTGTATGAGAGCGGTAAGCATCAGCAGATCAAGGTGGTGGCGGTTAACGAACTGGCCCAGCCGGATGCCATGGCCCATTTGCTACAATACGACACCTCGCATGGTCGTTTTGGTAAGAAAATCAGCAATGACCAAGAACACATTTACATTCATCACAGCAACGGTGACATGGATACGGTGCGTATTCTTCATCTAGCCGAGATCGATTTACTCCCTTGGCGCGATTTAGACGTCGATTTAGTGCTTGATTGTACTGGCGTATACGGCTCGCAAGCCGATGGTCAAGAGCACATCAAAGCGGGCGCGAAGAAAGTGCTGTTTTCTCATCCCGGCGCGAATGATGTGGACAACACCATCATCTATGGCGTCAATCATCAAACGCTGACCGCGCAGCATAAAGTCGTGTCTAACGGCTCTTGCACTACCAACTGCATCGTGCCAATTATTAAGGCTCTCGATGATGCTTTTGGCATTGAATCTGGGACCATCACTACCATTCACTCCTCAATGAACGATCAACAGGTGATTGACGCCTACCACACCGATCTACGCCGTACTCGCGCTGCCAGCCAGTCCATTATTCCAGTTGACACCAAGTTGCATAAAGGAATTGAAAGAATATTCCCGAAATTTTCCAACAAATTTGAAGCTATTTCGGTGCGAGTACCGACAGTCAACGTCACTGCGATGGATTTGAGCGTCACAATTAATACAAATGTGAAAGTTAATGACGTAAATCAAACCATAGTGAAGGCGTCTCAGTGTACATTACATGGCATTGTTGACTATACTGAAGCGCCATTGGTTTCCATCGATTTCAACCACGACCCTCATAGTGCGATTGTGGATGGAACGCAGACACGAGTCAGTAACGGGCATTTGGTGAAAATGCTGGTGTGGTGCGATAACGAATGGGGCTTTGCGAATCGCATGCTGGATACTGCGCTCGCAATGCAGGCGGCTAAGTAG